The Candidatus Glassbacteria bacterium genome segment GAGGATTGAGCTAAATCTGCTGCTTAGCCCGACCCTCCTCCGTATAACCACACGCTATCAACCTCATATCCGCGCTGTACCGGGCGATCTCTGAGTTAGCCATATCGATCTAAGGCTAAGGCTTGGTATTTAGGTAGGGCGCAGTACTGCTCTGATTCTCTATGAGGGGCGCTTTCTAAGTTGACAAAATTCCCGCAAAACGCTATTATCGTTTGGAAAACATACACCCAGAGCTGCAGCACAGCGAAAAAGTTAGGGCCGCCTCAAGAGATCAAGACCAAAAGCAATTCCTCCTGATATCAGCGATAAGTAGTGGATCTGCCAAGAGCGCGATAACCTTTTTTAAGTTAACGGTTTGATTTGAGCATATTCGCGGAATGAAAGATGAAAACCGGAATTGGTATTACCCTGCTCACGAACTTCGCCTTTCTGTTTGTCTTCCACCAGAGCGCCTACCCGGAGAAGTATCCTTTCCGCAACTACTCGGAAGATGACGGGCTCCCGTCACCAAGAGTCTGGACAATCTTGCAGGACCGGGATGGCTACCTCTGGTTCGGAACCGCTTCAGGGGCCTGTAAATTTGATGGAATAAATTTTACCACCTACACCACTGAGGATGGACTGGCCGGTAGTGTTGTCTTCAGAACAATTGAGGACTCCAGAGGTAACCTGTGGTTCTATTGCTGGGGAATGGGAGTCAGCAGGTTCGACGGTGAAAACTGGACGACATATACAACCGAAGATGGTCTGGCTCATAACCTTGTTTGGTCTATGCTTGAAGACTCTGAGGGTAACCTATGGTTTGGAACTTTGGGTGGCGGTGCCAGCAGATTTGACGGTGAAAACTGGGCAACCTACACCACAGAAGATGGTCTGGCTCATAATACTGTTAATTCAATACTAAAAGATTCAGAGGGCAACTTGTGGTTTGCAACTGGTGGTGGTGTCAGCAGATTTGACGGTGAGCACTGGACAACCTATACGGAACACGGCCTGGATGGTAAAGCGGTTAATCGCATACTTGAAGACACTGAGGGCAACCTGTGGTGTGCCAGCCATGGAAGCGGACTCTGCAAATTCGACGGAGAAAAATGGGTGCAGGTTTATGGAACTGGTAAATTGGTTTATATCTGGTCGATGCTAGAAGACAAAGATGGGAATATATGGTTAGAGCTTACAGAAAAGGGTGAACATAAAGTAGTAGTCATAACAGATGGTGAACCTGAAATCACTATTGAAATTAAAAAGGTTTTTTCAGAAGAAGATGGGTTGCCAAGTTTCCCGACAATGATTGAGGACGGTCAGGGAAATATCTGGTGTGCCTATTCAGGTGGCCTTTGCATGTATGATGGTGAAAAATGGCGGGTCTATACCACGGAAAATGGATTGCCTTCAAATAATATAAACGCAGTTTTCGAGGATAGAGAAGGGAACATCTGGGTTGGGACCTATGGAGGCGGAGTAAGCAGACTAAGCGGGTTGGCATTTACCACTTATACCACAGCAGATGGACTTGCTGGTAATTCAATAGCTCCAGTACTCGAAGACGCCGAAGGGAACATCTGGTTCAACGACATGAATGTTAGGTTCACGGACATGAATGTTAACGGAGTTACCAGATATGATGGAGAGAAATGGACCACTTATACAACCGAGGACGGGCTGGCCGGTAATCTGGTCTATGATATGTTGCAAGACAGTAGAGGCAATTTATGGTTTGCTACAGCAGATGGACTGAGCAGGTTCGATGGGGAAAAATGGAAGACCTATGGAGAAACAAATGAGCGAGGGTCTTACTACGACGATGTATTTCTTGAAGATAAACAGGGGAATCTGTGGTTTGGAGGGAGGGGAACCAGTGTTTACAAATTTGACGGGCAAAACTGGACTGAGTACGGGAAAAATGATGAGTTGCTACTTGTTGGTAATGTTTACACAATGATCGAGGATAAAAAGGGGAATTTATGGTTTGGAGGGCTAACAGGAGTAACTAAATTTGACGGGGAAAACTGGTATACTTATATAACGCATAAGGATATGGGACTTTTTGCATACCTGAAATGGCTTATGATGGTTGAAGATAAGAAAGGTAATCTGTGGTTCAACACTCCGAGAAATGTGAACTGCTTCGATGGAGAGAGGTGGAGAACTTTTACAACAGAAGACGGCCTGGCTGGTAACGATGTAAGGACAATCTATGAAGATGTATCAGGCCACATATGGCTGGGAACCAACGGTGGAGGTATAAGCAGATTCGACGGAGCTGGATTTACCAATTATACCACCGAGGATGGGCTTTCAAGCAATGTCTGTGAGTTCATAATAGCTCAAGACAGCTACCTTTATTTCTGCACACCCCAAGGGCTCAACCGGTTCGACGGCGAAATGTTCAAGGTCTATACCGCAAATGACGGGCTTGCCGCTACTGCGGTACGGAACCCTCTCAAGGACAGCAAGGGCAACCTGTGGTTTGGCTCGGTAAACGGGGTCACAAAATACAACCCCAGCCTGGACAGGCCAAATACTGTTCCCCCGCCTGTATACATTACCCGCCTGAGAGTACTTGAAAAAGACATGACAGTAACCAGCGGCCTGAAGCTTGGCCCGAAACAGAACAACTTGAGGATAGATTATGTAGGAATATCTTTTACAGCGCCGGAACATGTAATTTACAATTATAAACTGGAAGACCTGGATGAAGATTGGATCAAAACAACTGAACATACAATGTCCTATTCCTACCTTCCCCCGGGAGAGTACACATTTAAGGTTAAGGCCAGAAACAGGGATGGTATCTGGAGTGAGGGACAGGCGGAATTGGCCTTTACGATCCTGCCGCCTTTTTGGGCCACGCTCTGGTTCCGGGGTTCAATTTTAGCCGCCTTTTTATTGGCCCTCTGGGGAGTCCACCAAGCAAGAACACGGATTATGAAAAAGAGAAACATCGAGCTGGGGGGGGAAATCACCGCGCGCAAGAAGGTCGAGGAAGCACTGCGAAGAGAGCATGCCGAGGTTGAGCGTTTGAAAAACCGCCTGCAGTTGGAAAACATCTACCTGCGGGAAGAGATCAAGATCGAGCACAACTTCGAGGAGATTATCAGTTGCAGCGAGGCCCTGAACAATGTCCTGCGGAAGGTCGAAGAGGTCGCAGTCACGGATGCAACAGTTCTGATTCTCGGTGAAACCGGTACCGGCAAGCAGTTGATTGCGCGAGCGATCCATAATGTAAGCTCCCGGGGAGATCGTCCGCTGGTCACTGTCAATTGCGCCGCCCTGCCGGCAAGCCTCATCGAAAGCGAGCTGTTCGGCCATGAAAAGGGGGCTTTCACCGGCGCGCTTTCCCGCAGGATGGGACGCTTCGAGCTGGCCGATGAGAGTTCGATGTTTCTGGACGAGATCGGCGAGTTGACGCTGGAATTGCAGGCGAAGCTTCTGCGGGTGTTGCAGGACGGCGAATTCGAGCGGCTGGGCAGCTCTAGCACAATTCGGGTCGACGTTCGCATAATTGCGGCTTCCAACCGCGACCTGGAAAAAGCAATCGGGAAAGGCAATTTTCGTGAGGACCTTTACTATCGTCTGAATGTCTATCCTATCAGAATCCCTCCGTTGAGGGAGCATAAAGAAGATATCCCTCTGCTGGTTCAACATTTCGTAGGGAAATTCGGAGCGAAAACCGGAAAGATGCTCGAATCGGTTCCTCAATGGATTATTGACTCTCTTCAGGCTTATCAATGGCCTGGCAATGTCCGGGAGCTGGAGAATGTTATTGAAAGGGCAGTGATTGTCAGCCGGGGGAAACAGCTCGAACTGGGCGACTGGCTCCCGAAAACCGCGGCTTCACCGGGAGATTCATCTGTCCTGACTCTTCAGGAGAATGAGAGGGCGCTTATAATTAAGGCTTTAAAGATGACAGACTGGCGAGTGAGCGGAGACACGGGAGCGGCAAAGATTCTAAATATCAATCCCAGGACCCTGCAATCCAGAATGAGAAAACTGGGCATTAAGCGGGAGAGGTGAAATGATGATATTTAATCATTTTATTAAATATAATTAATTTCTGCCGGCGTGCAGGAAATTGATAAAGCATTAGTAAACCGTTTAACTGCATAAAAGAAGGCCGCTTGGATATGATTCCAGGCGGCCTTTTCAATTCTGGAACGAGATTTGTAGTTCTCCTGTTACTGATCATCACTCACGACCGATTTCTGGCTATCGAAACCACGATCCACGCAAAGATGAATGAACAAAAACACTACTTACACCGTCCTGACAGATGCAAATTTCCAACAGGAAGTGCTCGAATATCCAGGGCCGGTTCTGGTGGCATTCGGGGCCGACTGGTGCGGCACCTGTCGCATTATCGAGCCAATTTTGGAGAGATTGGAAGCCGAATATAAGGGCAGGATCAAATTCGGAAAGCTCGATGTTTACCACAATGAACGAACCGCCGAAGCATACGCCATGGCGAAACTGCCCACTCTCATTTTCTTTAAAGACGGCCAGGTAATGGATCACATCATTGGGGTGGCTTCAGAGAAAGTGATCGCTGCTAAACTTCGCTCCCTGCTCTGACTGCTGCTGTCAGTCGGGAATTGATAAATCCCGCAAAGGAGGTACAACCTTATTTGCCAAGCCCTGTTTTTCGCGATAAACTCTCTCACTCTGGAGGTTCCCATGCGAGCATTAAAATTGTCCATCATCCCTTGTATCATTCTCTTTCTGCTCGCCACCCTTATCGTACCGAGGATATCATTTTCCCAGGTCCAGCCAAATGCGCATTTCACCTACTGTGGTGACATTAACGAAGACGGCCAGATAAACATTTTTGACTTGCTGGAGATGCTGCATCTCCTACGTTCCGAACCGGAGAACGACAGGCAGCGCCAGATCGCCAACGTGGATAAATCCGAAGACGGCGATGTGAACATTTTCGATCTGCTGGCCCTGCTGCGGTTACTCAGAACAGGTGAGCCGGAGAAGATCTACTGGGGTCTCGGCAGTGTATTGTCCGAGGATGGAACAGAAATTGTATACCAGGTGCAGGGCAGTGGCAGCCCGGCACTGGTTTTTGTCCATGGCTGGGTCTGCGATAAAAGCTATTGGGACAACCAGGTGCCATACTTCTCCGAAAAGTACAAGGTGGTGACTGTTGATCTCGCCGGCCATGGTGAGTCCGGCCTGGGACGCACGGATTATACTATGGAAGCCTTTGGCAAGGATGTCGTGGCCGTGGTCGAGGAACTCGGCCTCGATCAGGTCGTGCTTATCGGACATTCCATGGGAGGGCCCACGATTCTGGAAGCGGCTATCCAGATGCCTGAAAAAACGCTAAAGGTCGTGGTCGCAGACTTTTTCCATAACATTGAGGACTTCTGGCCGCAGGAAGTAGTTGATCAATATATGGCTTGGTTCAACGCGGATTTCGCGGCAACTTGTATCAATTTTGTTAGTACCCTTATGTTTGTTCCTGCCACTGATTCTTCCCTGATTGAATGGATTTTGGCCGACATGTCATCGGCTCCTCCGGAAGTCGGGGTGAGCTCGATAGAAAATATTTTTGGTGTCATAAACGGTGGAGATACTCTCGCTTTTAAGGAGGTGCAAGCACCCATCGTGTGCATCAACTCAGACATGAGCTCCACAGAGGTGGAGGTGAACAGGAAATATAACCCCTCCTTTGACGCTGTGGAGATGTCTGATGTGGGCCATTTCGTGATGCTTGAAGATCCCGAAACATTCAATCGTCTCCTCGATGAGATATTGGTAGAATTCGAAAGAGGCACTGTATTGTCCGAGGATGGAACAGAAATTGTTTACCAGGTGCGGGGCAGCGGCAGCCCGGCGCTGGTTTTTGTCCATGGCTGGGTCTGCGATAAAAGCTATTGGGACAACCAGGTGCCATACTTCTCCGAAAAGTACAAGGTGGTGACTGTTGATCTCGCCGGCCATGGTGAGTCCGGCCTGGGACGCACGGATTATACTATGGAAGCCTTTGGCAAGGATGTCGTGGCCGTGGTCGAGGAACTCGGCCTCGATCAGGTCGTGCTTATCGGACATTCCATGGGAGGGCCCACGATTCTGGAAGCGGCTATCCAGATGCCTGAAAAAACGCTAAAGGTCGTGGTCGCAGACTTTTTCCATAACATTGAGGACTTCTGGCCGCAGGAAGTAGTTGATCAATATATGGCTTGGTTCAACGCGGATTTCGCGGCAACTTGTATCAATTTTGTTAGTACCCTTATGTTTGTTCCTGCCACTGATTCTTCCCTGATTGAATGGATTTTGGCCGACATGTCATCGGCTCCTCCGGAAGTCGGGGTGAGCTCGATAGAAAATATTTTTGGTGTCATAAACGGTGGAGATACTCTCGCTTTTAAGGAGGTGCAAGCACCCATCGTGTGCATCAACTCAGACATGAGCTCCACAGAGGTGGAGGTGAACAGGAAATATAACCCCTCCTTTGACGCTGTGGAGATGTCTGATGTGGGCCATTTCGTGATGCTTGAAGATCCCGAAACATTCAACAGTCTCCTCGACAGTTTGTTAGTGGAGTCTGGCTATCCAGGTGAGTTGAGCGTATCCAGCCTAGCCTCTACAGGCAATAACCGGTCGCTGCCAATAATCATGGGATTGACGGAGTCTGATATCAAGTACATAGAAAAGATGCTTGACCGGTTAAACCTGACTTCTGAGGAAGAATCAATAATTCGTCAAGCCCTTAATGGAACCATAACTGGGCCCATTCTACCTAAGGCTTCTATTTTGGGGCAGAACGTTCCGAATCCGTTTAATCCTTCGACAACTGTCAGTTTTACTGTTCCTGTAGGGCCGTCGCATGCTGTGTCATTAAAAATCTTCGACCTGCGCGGTAAGCTAATTCGCACACTGGTTAATGAGCTTAAAGAAACCGGAACCCATCAGGTAATCTGGGATGGCACAGATGAGTCAGGACGCAAAGTTGCAAGCGGTGTTTATCTATACCGCATGAAGGCAGGAGAGTTCGTTCAGACCAGGAAGATGGTAATACTGAAGTAGTGCAATGGAATAACATTGCAGGCATATCACAAGCGATGAAAAGGCCGTGTCTACCTTTAGTTAAATAGGTGCGGCCTTTTTATTAGTAATTGACCTGCCCCCCGAACACGAATCCAGCTAATAGCAAAGCCTTCAAGCCGCCACCACCTGAATCATCTCAATCAACTCTTGTGGCATATCACACAGAAAAGTTTTAAAATGGTATCGTCGGGCCCGCCATTTTTTTGAACGTTTTTTACAATAGCTATGTGGATTTGGCTAAATCCGCGGCTTTAGCCTGACCCACTCCGCATAGCATCGACTATCAACCTCATATCTGCTCTATACCAAGCGATTTCTGAGTTAGCAATATCGATCTATGGCTATAGCTCGATCATTGGGTAGGGCGCGGTACTGCTCTGATTCTCTATGAGGGGTGATTTATAGTGACAAGCTCAGATGCTTGAATTCACTCATTATTAGTGGTACAGTACATGGTGACAAATCAGGAATGCATCGAGTAATTCTTTTCAATCTATGTTTAATTGTTCCAACCCGGACACGTTTAGCAGTTAGGGGTAAGATGCACTTCAAAATCGAAACTCTGCAGCGTACGTCACACCAACAGGAGAAAATACATGCCATCCCGAGAAGATAACATTTCAAGACGTCGTTTTTTCTTCTACGGTAGCTTACTCGCTGGAGCGATTCCAGCGGCTGGGTGTGGCAGCGCTCCGTCACTACCGCGCTTAGGGTACAAGTCGCCCAACGAGAAGTTGAACATCGCCGCTATTGGCGCCGGAGGCCGAGCCGCGGGTAACATCCGGGGCTGCGAATCGGAGAATATAGTAGCACTGTGCGACGTAGACGATAAGCAGGCCGCGAAGACCTACGCGCAATTTGAAAAAGCGGCGAAATACAAAGATTTCCGTAAGATGCTCGATAAAGAGGGCAAGAACATCGATGCAGTGATCATTTCGCCCCCTGACCACATGCACGCCACCGCTGCCATGTGGTGTATGGAGCGCGGATTGGGCGTTTACGTCGAGAAGCCCCTTACGAGGACTGTTTGGGAGGCCCGCCAACTTACGCAGGCGGCCGAGAAGCACAAGGTCGCTACACAGATGGGCAACCAGGGATACTCGAATGAGGGGACGCGGCTGGCCTCAGAGATCATCTGGTCCGGTGAGATCGGCAATGTGACAGAAGTGCACGCCTGGACCAACCGGCCCATCTGGCCGCAGGGCATCAGCACGATACCGCCCGCGAACCCGGTTCCCTCCACTCTTGACTGGGACCTCTGGCTTGGTATCGCACAAGAGCGACCTTACACTTCCGGGGGTGCGGCGTACGCCGAGCGCAATAGCAAGTTCTATCTGCCCTTCAACTGGCGCGGCTTCTTCGACTTCGGCTGCGGTGCGCTGGGCGACATGGCGTGCCACATACTGGGTGCGCCGAATATGGCGCTCATGCTGGGCGCTCCCTCGAGTGTCGAGGTCATCAGGCAGGAGGGTAAAAACGACCTCACCTTCCCAAGCTCATCGGTAATCAGATTCGATTTCCCCGCCCGAGGCTCTATGTCTCCTCTGAAACTCTTCTGGTACGACGCCGTGAAAGACGCGCCGATGCGGCCGGAAGGTTTAGCAGAGGACGAAATGCTCATAGGGCCCGGCCTGAGTGTCAGACCAGAAACCATCGGTGGTAGAACGCGTGGAAGAACAGACACGAAAGCAGTCCAGACTGCACCCGCGGAGCCAATGCGCCGTCCCAGTCAGGCTAATGGAGCCGTGTTCATTGGCGAGAAAGGGATTCTCACAACTGATAGCTACGCCGGCCATGTGCGCCTGTTGCCGTCGGAGAGAATGCAGGATTTCAGAAACCCACCAAAGTTCCTGACGCGGTCGCCGGGTCATCACCGCGACTGGATCCGCGCCTGCAAGGGTGGCGATCAGGCTTGTTCGAACTTCAGCGTCGCCGGGCCGTTCACCGAGTGGATCCTGCTCGGGAGCATCGCACTTCACTTCGAAGGCAAACTAGAGTGGGACGCTAAACGCATGCGCTTCACAAACAACAATGAGGCGAACAAATACCTCAAACCCGAATTCCGGAAGGATTGGAAATTCAATGCAGTTTGAGGCAAGCCGTTAAAGAACACTACTGGTTCTCAACGATTTGCATTGTAACAAGTTTCATGCTCGATACTGGTTATCCATGCATAGATAACTTATTGAGGAAAAGGTTTTTCATATGAAGAGTCGCCGTTACAAAGGTGTCTCTTTTTTATTTCTAGAGAGATTTCCTGACTTTACCCAAAAAATGAGACCAGCTTGCTGCATAGAGTCTTCAAGCCGCCACCACCTGAATCAGCTCAATCAATTCTTGTGGCATATCCCGCAAAAAAGTTTTTAAATAGTATCGTACACCCCGCCTGAGCTTATTCCAGTCAACGTTGAATGGAATAGGGTCTTAAGAGAATCCTGCTTCAAAGCCTAAATTACCAATCCTTGAGTTCTATTATTATTAGTGGTAGCGTTATTGGGAGTAGGTCAAACTCGTTGCTATTGGATGTTACAATGCGATAGGCATTAAACTTCAACACCACTCATTATCAGGGGGCCTCGGTATGAGTAACCACCAAGAAGAGAATAATTCCACCCGGCGTGAATTCATTAAAAAAACTAGTGTTCTGGCTGCCGGCAGTGCAATGGCCGGATTTTCGATAGTCCGTAACCTGGGTGCAGCAGCCGGCGATCCTCTGCGAGTAGGGCTGGTCGGCTGCGGCGGTCGGGGTACCGGTGCAGCGGACAACATCCTCAGCGGAGCAGCAAACGTTCATCTGGTAGCCTTGGCCGATCTTTATGAAGATCGGTTGCAGAAGTGCCTAAAAAACTTAAACGATCCGGACCGGGAAGCCGGGGCGCTGAAAGGGGTGGAAGTAACCGGCGACCGCTGTTTTGTCGGGTTCGACGCTTACAAGCAGTTACTCGACTGCGACCTCGACCTGGTGCTGCTGGCAACGCCGCCGGGATTCCGGCCGATACATTTCGCGTCCTGTGTGGACGCAGGCAAGCACGTTTTCGCCGAAAAACCGGTGGCGGTCGACGCAACCGGAGTGAGGCAATTTATCGAGACGGGCGAGTTGGCCCGGCAGAAAGGCCTGGCGGTGATGGCCGGCACCCAGCGCCGGCACGACCCGGCGTTCATCGAGTGCGTAAAGCGGGTGCAGGACGGCCAAATCGGTGAACTGATGTCGGTGCGCTGCTATTACAACACCGGATTCCTCTGGAAGTACGAGCGCCAGGCGGGCTGGAGCGACATGGAGTGGCAGACCCGCAACTGGTATTATTTCGCCTGGCTTTCCGGCGATCACATTGTCGAACAGCACATCCACGACCTGGACAACGTCAACTGGGTGCTGGATGCACTACCCGAAAAGGCTCTCGGTGTGGGCGGGCGCACCGTGCGCACTCAGGAACTTTTCGGTAACATCTACGACCATTTCGCTATCGATTATACCTATCCCGGCGGACTGCACGTGATGAGCATGAGCCGCCAGTGGGGCAACACCGATCGCAAAGTGAGCGTGGAGGTACGTGGTACCAAAGGCACCGCGATAATGGAGCAGGACGGCCGCATATTCATTACCGGGGAAAACGCCTGGCGTTACCGCACCCGTCGGATCGATTCGCGAAAGCAGGAACAGACCGACTTGGTGGCAGCCATCCGCAGCGGACAGACGGTAAACGATGCTCACTCGATAGCCCAGTCGACTCTTACCGCAATCATGGGCCGGGAAGCCGCTTACTCCGGGGAAACGGTTGACTGGCAGCGGGCGTTGGAATCGAAGCAGGACCTGGTGCCGAAAAAGTTCAAATTCGGACCACTGGCCATCCGACCGGTTCCTCGGCCAGGAGAGTACCGTCTGAGATGAAGGGGTTAGATGGCCGCTGATCAAACGAAAAACTCTGAAAGCGAGGAAGGCTTTTAACATCGGGAAAGGAGAACGGAAAAATCAGTTGCAATTGCTGAGTTCTATCCCTTGAGACACATCTGGGCTCAGGTTATTCTGTGTTATCAGTTGAAATCCAGATGCCGTTCAGCATGACACGCTGTATCCGTCTCATTGAGCGGATGTCATTGAGGGGATTGCCCTCTACAAGCACCAGGTCCGCCAGTTTTCCGACTTCGATACTGCCCGTTCGGGATTCGGTGCGAAAGAACCGCGCATTCTGTATAGTGGCCGCAGTGATAGCTTCCCTTGGCGTCATGCCGGTTTCCACAAGCATTTCCATTTCCCGCTGGTACGCCCAGCCCCGCTCTGCATGCGGTACCGAGGAATGTGAGCCAACGACGATTCGCACACCCGCCCGATGGGCCATACGGGTGAACGCCATCATGTTGCTAAATCCCTGCAGATGCATGTCGGTGATCCCCTTATCGCCGCTACGCCGC includes the following:
- a CDS encoding AAA domain-containing protein; amino-acid sequence: MKTGIGITLLTNFAFLFVFHQSAYPEKYPFRNYSEDDGLPSPRVWTILQDRDGYLWFGTASGACKFDGINFTTYTTEDGLAGSVVFRTIEDSRGNLWFYCWGMGVSRFDGENWTTYTTEDGLAHNLVWSMLEDSEGNLWFGTLGGGASRFDGENWATYTTEDGLAHNTVNSILKDSEGNLWFATGGGVSRFDGEHWTTYTEHGLDGKAVNRILEDTEGNLWCASHGSGLCKFDGEKWVQVYGTGKLVYIWSMLEDKDGNIWLELTEKGEHKVVVITDGEPEITIEIKKVFSEEDGLPSFPTMIEDGQGNIWCAYSGGLCMYDGEKWRVYTTENGLPSNNINAVFEDREGNIWVGTYGGGVSRLSGLAFTTYTTADGLAGNSIAPVLEDAEGNIWFNDMNVRFTDMNVNGVTRYDGEKWTTYTTEDGLAGNLVYDMLQDSRGNLWFATADGLSRFDGEKWKTYGETNERGSYYDDVFLEDKQGNLWFGGRGTSVYKFDGQNWTEYGKNDELLLVGNVYTMIEDKKGNLWFGGLTGVTKFDGENWYTYITHKDMGLFAYLKWLMMVEDKKGNLWFNTPRNVNCFDGERWRTFTTEDGLAGNDVRTIYEDVSGHIWLGTNGGGISRFDGAGFTNYTTEDGLSSNVCEFIIAQDSYLYFCTPQGLNRFDGEMFKVYTANDGLAATAVRNPLKDSKGNLWFGSVNGVTKYNPSLDRPNTVPPPVYITRLRVLEKDMTVTSGLKLGPKQNNLRIDYVGISFTAPEHVIYNYKLEDLDEDWIKTTEHTMSYSYLPPGEYTFKVKARNRDGIWSEGQAELAFTILPPFWATLWFRGSILAAFLLALWGVHQARTRIMKKRNIELGGEITARKKVEEALRREHAEVERLKNRLQLENIYLREEIKIEHNFEEIISCSEALNNVLRKVEEVAVTDATVLILGETGTGKQLIARAIHNVSSRGDRPLVTVNCAALPASLIESELFGHEKGAFTGALSRRMGRFELADESSMFLDEIGELTLELQAKLLRVLQDGEFERLGSSSTIRVDVRIIAASNRDLEKAIGKGNFREDLYYRLNVYPIRIPPLREHKEDIPLLVQHFVGKFGAKTGKMLESVPQWIIDSLQAYQWPGNVRELENVIERAVIVSRGKQLELGDWLPKTAASPGDSSVLTLQENERALIIKALKMTDWRVSGDTGAAKILNINPRTLQSRMRKLGIKRER
- a CDS encoding thiol reductase thioredoxin, encoding MNKNTTYTVLTDANFQQEVLEYPGPVLVAFGADWCGTCRIIEPILERLEAEYKGRIKFGKLDVYHNERTAEAYAMAKLPTLIFFKDGQVMDHIIGVASEKVIAAKLRSLL
- a CDS encoding alpha/beta fold hydrolase, producing MRALKLSIIPCIILFLLATLIVPRISFSQVQPNAHFTYCGDINEDGQINIFDLLEMLHLLRSEPENDRQRQIANVDKSEDGDVNIFDLLALLRLLRTGEPEKIYWGLGSVLSEDGTEIVYQVQGSGSPALVFVHGWVCDKSYWDNQVPYFSEKYKVVTVDLAGHGESGLGRTDYTMEAFGKDVVAVVEELGLDQVVLIGHSMGGPTILEAAIQMPEKTLKVVVADFFHNIEDFWPQEVVDQYMAWFNADFAATCINFVSTLMFVPATDSSLIEWILADMSSAPPEVGVSSIENIFGVINGGDTLAFKEVQAPIVCINSDMSSTEVEVNRKYNPSFDAVEMSDVGHFVMLEDPETFNRLLDEILVEFERGTVLSEDGTEIVYQVRGSGSPALVFVHGWVCDKSYWDNQVPYFSEKYKVVTVDLAGHGESGLGRTDYTMEAFGKDVVAVVEELGLDQVVLIGHSMGGPTILEAAIQMPEKTLKVVVADFFHNIEDFWPQEVVDQYMAWFNADFAATCINFVSTLMFVPATDSSLIEWILADMSSAPPEVGVSSIENIFGVINGGDTLAFKEVQAPIVCINSDMSSTEVEVNRKYNPSFDAVEMSDVGHFVMLEDPETFNSLLDSLLVESGYPGELSVSSLASTGNNRSLPIIMGLTESDIKYIEKMLDRLNLTSEEESIIRQALNGTITGPILPKASILGQNVPNPFNPSTTVSFTVPVGPSHAVSLKIFDLRGKLIRTLVNELKETGTHQVIWDGTDESGRKVASGVYLYRMKAGEFVQTRKMVILK
- a CDS encoding Gfo/Idh/MocA family oxidoreductase; this translates as MPSREDNISRRRFFFYGSLLAGAIPAAGCGSAPSLPRLGYKSPNEKLNIAAIGAGGRAAGNIRGCESENIVALCDVDDKQAAKTYAQFEKAAKYKDFRKMLDKEGKNIDAVIISPPDHMHATAAMWCMERGLGVYVEKPLTRTVWEARQLTQAAEKHKVATQMGNQGYSNEGTRLASEIIWSGEIGNVTEVHAWTNRPIWPQGISTIPPANPVPSTLDWDLWLGIAQERPYTSGGAAYAERNSKFYLPFNWRGFFDFGCGALGDMACHILGAPNMALMLGAPSSVEVIRQEGKNDLTFPSSSVIRFDFPARGSMSPLKLFWYDAVKDAPMRPEGLAEDEMLIGPGLSVRPETIGGRTRGRTDTKAVQTAPAEPMRRPSQANGAVFIGEKGILTTDSYAGHVRLLPSERMQDFRNPPKFLTRSPGHHRDWIRACKGGDQACSNFSVAGPFTEWILLGSIALHFEGKLEWDAKRMRFTNNNEANKYLKPEFRKDWKFNAV
- a CDS encoding Gfo/Idh/MocA family oxidoreductase, yielding MSNHQEENNSTRREFIKKTSVLAAGSAMAGFSIVRNLGAAAGDPLRVGLVGCGGRGTGAADNILSGAANVHLVALADLYEDRLQKCLKNLNDPDREAGALKGVEVTGDRCFVGFDAYKQLLDCDLDLVLLATPPGFRPIHFASCVDAGKHVFAEKPVAVDATGVRQFIETGELARQKGLAVMAGTQRRHDPAFIECVKRVQDGQIGELMSVRCYYNTGFLWKYERQAGWSDMEWQTRNWYYFAWLSGDHIVEQHIHDLDNVNWVLDALPEKALGVGGRTVRTQELFGNIYDHFAIDYTYPGGLHVMSMSRQWGNTDRKVSVEVRGTKGTAIMEQDGRIFITGENAWRYRTRRIDSRKQEQTDLVAAIRSGQTVNDAHSIAQSTLTAIMGREAAYSGETVDWQRALESKQDLVPKKFKFGPLAIRPVPRPGEYRLR